One region of Candidatus Zixiibacteriota bacterium genomic DNA includes:
- a CDS encoding DUF3341 domain-containing protein, with translation MRIMQDKDNREIYILAEFGSAASLYQAAEKMRDTGQYNFDCHSPFPIHGMDAAMGLKRSPLGWIAGLCATFGALGGVALQWYASTIAYPLVISGKPFFSFQAYLPVTFALGVLMAAGASLFGMLGLNRLPQFHHPLFHSERFKRVTDDSFFISAVAANADEGEKLQRFLESIGGRNLEVLKD, from the coding sequence ATGAGAATCATGCAAGATAAAGATAACAGAGAAATATATATCCTGGCGGAGTTTGGAAGCGCCGCCAGTCTGTATCAGGCGGCGGAGAAGATGCGGGATACCGGCCAATACAATTTCGATTGCCATTCTCCCTTCCCCATTCATGGAATGGATGCCGCTATGGGACTGAAACGGTCGCCGCTGGGTTGGATTGCCGGGCTCTGCGCTACTTTTGGGGCGCTCGGCGGGGTGGCGCTGCAGTGGTACGCCAGCACCATCGCGTACCCTCTGGTCATTTCCGGAAAGCCTTTTTTCAGTTTTCAGGCATATTTGCCGGTGACTTTTGCGCTGGGAGTTCTAATGGCAGCCGGGGCGTCGCTGTTTGGTATGCTGGGATTGAATCGCCTGCCACAGTTTCATCATCCGTTATTCCACTCGGAACGCTTCAAAAGAGTCACTGATGACAGCTTCTTCATAAGCGCGGTCGCCGCAAATGCCGACGAGGGAGAAAAACTGCAAAGATTTCTGGAATCGATTGGCGGTCGCA